The Rattus rattus isolate New Zealand chromosome 1, Rrattus_CSIRO_v1, whole genome shotgun sequence genome includes a region encoding these proteins:
- the Cntfr gene encoding ciliary neurotrophic factor receptor subunit alpha encodes MAASVPWACCAVLAAAAAAVYTQKHSPQEAPHVQYERLGTDVTLPCGTASWDAAVTWRVNGTDLAPDLLNGSQLILRSLELGHSGLYACFHRDSWHLRHQVLLHVGLPPREPVLSCRSNTYPKGFYCSWHLSTPTYIPNTFNVTVLHGSKMMVCEKDPALKNRCHIRYMHLFSTIKYKVSISVSNALGHNTTAITFDEFTIVKPDPPENVVARPVPSNPRRLEVTWQTPSTWPDPESFPLKFFLRYRPLILDQWQHVELSDGTAHTITDAYAGKEYIIQVAAKDNEIGTWSDWSVAAHATPWTEEPRHLTTEAQAPETTTSTTSSLAPPPTTKICDPGELSSGGGPSIPFLTSVLVTLVLAAAAATANNLLI; translated from the exons aGGCACCCCATGTTCAGTATGAGCGTCTGGGCACAGATGTGACACTGCCGTGTGGGACAGCAAGCTGGGACGCAGCCGTGACCTGGAGGGTAAATGGGACAGATCTGGCCCCTGACCTGCTCAATGGCTCTCAGCTGATACTACGAAGCTTAGAACTGGGCCACAGTGGCCTGTACGCCTGTTTCCACCGTGACTCCTGGCACCTGCGCCACCAAGTCCTTCTGCATGTGGGTT TGCCGCCGCGGGAGCCCGTGCTCAGCTGCCGTTCCAACACTTACCCCAAGGGCTTCTACTGCAGCTGGCACCTGTCCACCCCCACCTACATCCCCAATACCTTCAATGTGACTGTGCT GCATGGCTCCAAAATGATGGTCTGTGAGAAGGACCCAGCCCTCAAGAACCGCTGTCACATTCGGTACATGCACCTGTTCTCAACCATCAAGTACAAGGTCTCCATAAGTGTCAGCAACGCCTTGGGTCACAACACCACGGCTATCACCTTCGACGAATTCACCATTG TGAAGCCCGATCCTCCAGAAAACGTGGTGGCCCGGCCAGTGCCCAGCAACCCCCGTCGACTGGAGGTGACATGGCAGACGCCCTCAACTTGGCCTGATCCCGAATCCTTTCCGCTCAAGTTTTTTCTGCGCTACCGGCCTCTCATCCTGGACCAATGGCAGCAT GTGGAGCTCTCGGATGGCACAGCCCACACCATCACGGATGCCTATGCTGGAAAGGAGTACATCATCCAGGTGGCCGCCAAGGACAATGAGATTGGGACATGGAGTGACTGGAGTGTGGCTGCTCACGCCACACCCTGGACTGAGGAACCGCGGCATCTCACCACTGAAGCCCAGGCCCCCG AGACCACGACCAGCACCACCAGCTCCTTGGCACCCCCACCCACCACGAAGATCTGTGACCCCGGGGAGCTCAGCAGCGGCGGAGGACCCTCCATACCCTTCTTGACCAGTGTCCTTGTCACTCTGGTCCTGGCTGCCGCTGCTGCCACAGCCAACAATCTCCTGATCTG A